In Blautia sp. SC05B48, a single genomic region encodes these proteins:
- a CDS encoding YgiQ family radical SAM protein — MQDFLPVTREDMKSRGWDELDFVYVTGDAYVDHPSFGSAIIGRLLESRGYRVGMIPQPDWRKKESIQVFGEPRLGFLVTAGNMDSMVNHYTVSKKHRSTDAYSPGGKMGLRPDRASVVYSNLIRQTYKHTPVILGGIEASLRRMAHYDYWENKVKHSILIDSGADLISYGMGEHSILEIAEALQSGIPVQEITYVAGTVFKSHDISRVYDPVILPSFEQVQTDKKAYADSFAIQYRNTDPFTAKPLAESYGNRGYVIQNPPSQPLTQMEMDDVYDLPYTGQYHPMYQKEGGIPALKEIKFSLTSNRGCFGSCNFCALTFHQGRILQTRSHDSILKEAEKMTEDPDFKGYIHDVGGPTADFRYPSCKKQLTKGVCKERQCLFPSPCKNLTVDHKDYLQLLRKVRNIPKVKKVFVRSGIRFDYLMADPDKTFLNELVKYHISGQLRVAPEHVSDEVLKFMGKPRHEVYENFLKEYEKANARTGKQQYAVPYFMSSHPGCTMKEAVKLAEYVRDLGFTPEQVQDFYPTPSTLSTCMYYTGIHPLTGEKVYVPKNPHEKAIQRALMQYKNPENRELVLEGLKMTGRMDLVGFGPKCLIRPRELHKKAKKTQTRSSAHERYQKKKNKKR; from the coding sequence ATGCAGGATTTTTTACCAGTTACAAGAGAAGATATGAAGTCAAGAGGCTGGGATGAGTTGGATTTTGTCTACGTGACAGGAGATGCCTATGTGGATCATCCGTCTTTTGGATCTGCGATCATTGGACGTCTTCTGGAAAGCAGAGGATATCGTGTAGGCATGATCCCTCAGCCTGACTGGCGAAAGAAGGAGAGCATCCAGGTGTTCGGGGAACCGCGCCTGGGTTTTCTCGTTACAGCAGGAAACATGGATTCCATGGTGAATCATTATACGGTTTCCAAAAAGCACCGAAGCACAGATGCCTATTCTCCGGGAGGAAAAATGGGATTAAGACCGGACAGGGCTTCTGTTGTATACAGCAATCTGATCCGGCAGACCTATAAACATACGCCTGTCATTCTTGGCGGGATCGAAGCCAGTCTTCGAAGAATGGCACATTACGATTATTGGGAAAATAAGGTCAAGCACAGTATTCTGATCGATTCCGGTGCGGATCTGATCTCTTATGGAATGGGGGAACATTCCATCCTGGAGATCGCAGAAGCCCTGCAAAGCGGGATTCCGGTCCAGGAGATCACATATGTGGCAGGGACGGTTTTTAAAAGCCATGATATCAGCAGGGTTTACGATCCAGTGATCCTTCCGTCATTTGAACAGGTACAGACCGATAAAAAAGCTTATGCGGACAGCTTTGCCATTCAGTACCGAAACACAGATCCATTTACAGCAAAGCCTCTGGCAGAATCTTATGGGAACCGTGGATATGTGATACAGAATCCACCATCTCAGCCTCTGACGCAGATGGAAATGGACGATGTTTACGATCTGCCTTATACGGGACAATATCATCCCATGTATCAGAAAGAAGGCGGGATTCCGGCACTGAAAGAGATCAAATTCAGTCTGACCAGCAACAGAGGATGCTTTGGAAGCTGTAATTTCTGTGCGCTGACCTTTCATCAGGGCCGTATCCTTCAGACGAGAAGTCATGATTCCATTCTGAAAGAAGCTGAAAAGATGACAGAGGATCCGGATTTTAAAGGCTATATCCATGATGTAGGAGGCCCCACGGCTGATTTCCGTTATCCTTCCTGCAAAAAGCAGCTGACAAAAGGAGTCTGCAAGGAGCGGCAGTGCCTGTTTCCTTCTCCGTGTAAGAATCTGACGGTAGACCACAAGGATTATCTTCAGCTTCTCAGAAAGGTAAGGAACATCCCCAAAGTCAAAAAAGTTTTTGTCCGTTCCGGCATTCGGTTTGATTATCTGATGGCAGACCCGGATAAAACTTTTCTTAATGAACTTGTGAAATATCACATCAGCGGTCAGCTGCGAGTAGCACCGGAGCATGTTTCCGATGAAGTCCTGAAGTTTATGGGCAAGCCCAGGCACGAGGTTTATGAGAACTTTCTGAAGGAATATGAAAAAGCAAATGCGCGGACTGGTAAACAGCAATATGCCGTTCCGTATTTCATGTCGTCCCATCCCGGGTGTACAATGAAGGAAGCCGTGAAGCTTGCGGAATACGTCCGTGATCTTGGATTTACGCCGGAGCAGGTTCAGGATTTTTATCCAACGCCATCGACACTTTCTACCTGCATGTATTACACAGGAATCCATCCGCTGACAGGCGAAAAGGTATATGTGCCGAAAAATCCACACGAAAAAGCAATACAGCGAGCACTGATGCAGTATAAAAATCCGGAAAATCGCGAACTGGTCCTGGAAGGACTTAAGATGACCGGACGTATGGATCTGGTCGGCTTTGGACCGAAATGTCTGATCCGTCCCAGAGAGCTTCATAAAAAAGCCAAAAAAACACAGACAAGGAGTTCGGCACATGAAAGATACCAGAAAAAGAAAAACAAAAAAAGGTGA
- a CDS encoding RluA family pseudouridine synthase gives MKEFIINENEAGQRFDKYLAKLLREAPKSFFYKMMRKKNITLNGKKATGNEKLFSGDHVKLFLSDETFEKFSGNDSAPRAHYALDIIYEDENILLINKPAGMLSQPVDDGTPSLVEYLTGYLLKNGSLTENDLRTFRPSVCNRLDRNTSGLIAAGKSLSGLQELSGMFKSRELHKYYLCLVEGVLKEERYIKGYLAKDKKSNKVTIYKQEKENALPVETKYYPLGTNGTRTLLKVELITGRAHQIRAHLASEGHSIVGDPKYGKADKKLKGQLLHSFRMEFPSMKGSLSYLSGKVFTAPLPEIFLRTLKEEKLEESYYENLE, from the coding sequence ATGAAAGAATTTATCATTAACGAAAACGAGGCCGGACAGCGTTTTGACAAATATCTGGCCAAGCTTCTCCGCGAAGCTCCAAAGAGCTTTTTCTACAAAATGATGAGGAAAAAAAATATCACGCTCAATGGAAAAAAAGCCACCGGGAATGAAAAGCTGTTTTCAGGAGATCATGTAAAACTGTTTTTAAGTGATGAAACATTTGAAAAATTCAGCGGAAATGATTCTGCTCCACGGGCACATTATGCTCTGGATATCATTTACGAGGATGAAAATATCCTGTTGATCAACAAACCGGCAGGAATGCTTTCTCAGCCTGTTGATGACGGAACCCCTTCACTGGTAGAATATCTGACTGGCTATCTTCTGAAAAATGGCTCTCTTACAGAGAATGATCTGAGAACCTTTCGTCCTTCCGTATGCAACCGCCTTGACCGCAATACCAGTGGGCTGATAGCGGCAGGCAAAAGCCTTTCCGGTCTGCAGGAACTTTCAGGGATGTTCAAGTCCAGGGAACTTCATAAATATTACCTCTGTCTTGTGGAGGGAGTTTTAAAAGAAGAAAGATATATCAAAGGTTATCTGGCAAAAGATAAAAAAAGCAACAAAGTAACCATCTATAAACAAGAGAAAGAAAATGCCCTGCCAGTGGAAACAAAGTATTATCCGTTGGGTACCAATGGAACCCGTACCCTTCTTAAGGTTGAACTGATCACAGGACGTGCACATCAGATTCGTGCCCACCTTGCTTCGGAGGGACATTCGATTGTTGGTGATCCCAAATATGGAAAAGCCGATAAAAAACTGAAAGGACAGCTGCTTCATTCTTTTCGAATGGAGTTTCCATCTATGAAAGGAAGCCTGTCATATTTATCCGGGAAGGTCTTTACGGCACCGCTTCCGGAAATCTTTCTCAGAACACTAAAAGAGGAAAAGTTGGAGGAGAGTTATTATGAAAATCTGGAATGA
- the lepB gene encoding signal peptidase I, with product MKIWNEIWDYVKMIIIVVVVVLVINNVVLINAKIPSESMENTIMTGDRIFGYRLAYGLNMDVFGHEISKKWKDPERFDIVIFKYPDDESQLFIKRIIGLPGDKVEIKDGKVYINDSETPLDDSFVPETPLGSFGPYEVPENCYFMMGDNRNNSKDSRYWQNTYVQFDQIVGKAEIRYFPSIKLLD from the coding sequence ATGAAAATCTGGAATGAAATATGGGATTACGTCAAGATGATTATCATCGTGGTAGTTGTAGTCCTGGTTATCAACAATGTAGTACTGATCAATGCAAAGATCCCGTCAGAATCTATGGAAAATACCATTATGACCGGGGATCGTATCTTTGGTTATCGTCTGGCCTATGGTCTGAATATGGATGTATTTGGCCACGAGATCTCAAAAAAATGGAAAGATCCGGAACGCTTTGACATTGTGATCTTCAAATATCCGGATGATGAGTCTCAGCTGTTCATCAAACGTATCATCGGTCTTCCCGGAGATAAAGTAGAGATCAAAGATGGTAAAGTTTATATCAATGATTCAGAGACACCTCTGGATGATTCCTTTGTGCCGGAAACTCCTCTTGGAAGCTTCGGACCATACGAAGTACCGGAAAACTGTTACTTTATGATGGGAGACAACCGTAACAATTCCAAGGATTCCCGATACTGGCAGAATACGTATGTACAGTTTGATCAGATCGTCGGAAAAGCGGAGATCCGTTATTTCCCATCCATCAAGCTTCTGGATTAA
- a CDS encoding Holliday junction resolvase RecU produces MATWNSRGLRGSTLEELINRTNEQYREKGLALIQKIPTPITPVKMDKTSRHITLAYFEQKSTVDYIGAVQGIPVCFDAKECCVKTFPLANIHPHQVAFMDEFEKQKGIAFFLIYFSADNVFYYLTLRKLKEFWKRMEDGGRKSFRREELDQEFYLSGKNGFLVPYLEGIQKDLQLRD; encoded by the coding sequence ATGGCAACATGGAACAGCAGAGGACTTCGTGGTTCTACTCTGGAGGAACTTATCAATCGTACCAATGAGCAGTACAGGGAAAAGGGACTGGCCCTCATCCAGAAAATTCCGACGCCTATCACTCCGGTTAAAATGGATAAAACCTCCCGGCATATCACGCTGGCATATTTTGAACAGAAAAGTACCGTAGATTATATCGGAGCAGTACAGGGAATCCCTGTCTGCTTCGATGCAAAAGAATGCTGTGTAAAAACTTTTCCCCTTGCGAACATTCATCCTCATCAGGTAGCATTTATGGATGAGTTTGAAAAGCAGAAGGGGATTGCTTTTTTTCTGATCTATTTCAGCGCAGATAATGTTTTTTATTATCTTACCCTTCGTAAGCTGAAGGAATTCTGGAAAAGGATGGAAGACGGCGGACGAAAAAGTTTTCGTCGGGAAGAGCTGGACCAGGAATTTTATCTTTCCGGAAAAAATGGATTTCTGGTTCCTTATCTGGAAGGAATCCAGAAAGATCTGCAATTACGGGATTGA
- the hisZ gene encoding ATP phosphoribosyltransferase regulatory subunit, whose amino-acid sequence MQRIFHTPEGVRDIYGEECSRKKRLQKELHQVFSRYGYEDIETPGFEYFEVFSNEVGTIPSKDLYKFFDREGNTLVLRPDFTPSVSRACATYFDPEKGPVRLCYTGNTFINNSSYRGQMKENTQMGVEHMGDDSAAADAEILAMTVECLKAAGLTEFQVSVGQVDYYKSLLAEADLGPEIEEHLRELISQKNYFGVEELLKGQNLGDNLSKAFAELPQMFGSAEVLEKAKKLTSNPEALSAVKRLEEIYEILKVYGCEKYIAFDFGMLSKFRYYTGIIFQAYTYGTGEPLIKGGRYNELMKHFGKPASSIGFAIVVDNLMLALSRQKLTVPAGDKTIVITYDPENLKKAIQEAMELRNEGKKVALCPTKEEQD is encoded by the coding sequence ATGCAGCGTATTTTTCATACACCTGAAGGTGTGCGGGACATTTATGGAGAGGAATGCAGCCGCAAAAAACGGCTCCAGAAGGAGCTCCACCAGGTGTTTTCAAGATATGGATATGAAGATATAGAAACACCGGGATTTGAGTATTTTGAAGTGTTCAGCAATGAAGTAGGAACGATTCCATCCAAGGACTTATATAAATTTTTTGACAGAGAGGGAAACACACTTGTTCTCAGACCTGACTTTACACCGTCTGTTTCCAGAGCATGTGCAACTTATTTTGATCCGGAAAAGGGACCTGTAAGACTTTGTTATACCGGAAATACATTTATCAACAATTCCAGTTACAGAGGTCAGATGAAAGAAAATACTCAGATGGGTGTTGAACATATGGGAGATGATTCTGCAGCAGCAGATGCTGAAATTCTTGCTATGACCGTGGAGTGTCTGAAGGCAGCAGGACTTACCGAATTCCAGGTTAGCGTAGGCCAGGTAGATTATTATAAATCCCTGCTTGCAGAGGCAGATCTGGGGCCAGAGATAGAAGAGCATCTTCGTGAGCTGATCTCTCAGAAGAATTATTTTGGTGTGGAAGAACTTCTTAAGGGACAGAATTTAGGCGATAACCTTTCCAAGGCTTTTGCTGAACTGCCTCAGATGTTCGGTTCAGCAGAAGTGTTGGAAAAAGCAAAAAAACTCACCTCCAATCCAGAGGCACTTTCTGCAGTAAAACGACTGGAAGAAATTTATGAGATCCTGAAAGTATACGGCTGTGAGAAATACATTGCTTTTGATTTTGGAATGCTCAGTAAGTTCCGTTATTATACAGGGATCATTTTCCAGGCCTATACATATGGAACCGGTGAACCTCTGATCAAAGGCGGACGATACAACGAATTGATGAAACATTTCGGAAAACCGGCTTCTTCCATTGGATTTGCCATTGTGGTCGATAACCTGATGCTCGCGCTTTCCAGACAGAAACTGACTGTTCCGGCCGGTGATAAGACCATTGTGATCACCTATGATCCGGAAAATCTGAAAAAAGCGATCCAGGAAGCAATGGAGCTTCGAAACGAAGGTAAAAAAGTGGCATTGTGCCCGACAAAGGAGGAGCAGGACTGA
- the hisG gene encoding ATP phosphoribosyltransferase codes for MRYLTFALTKGRLASKTLDMFEKIGITCEEMRDKDSRKLIFTNEELKLKFFLAKGPDVPTYVEYGAADIGIVGKDTILEEGRKLYEVMDLGFGACRMCVCGPESAREVLNNNQLIRVATKYPNIAKDYFYNKKHQTVEIIKLNGSIELAPIVGLSEVIVDIVETGSTLRENGLKVLEEVCPLSARMVVNQVSMKMEDERIRKLITELRGVVK; via the coding sequence ATGAGATATCTTACATTTGCCCTCACAAAAGGGCGTCTGGCCAGCAAAACACTGGATATGTTTGAGAAGATCGGTATTACATGTGAGGAGATGCGTGACAAAGATTCCCGAAAGCTGATCTTTACCAACGAGGAACTGAAGCTGAAGTTTTTCCTTGCAAAAGGTCCGGATGTGCCGACTTATGTAGAGTATGGTGCAGCAGATATCGGTATCGTAGGTAAGGATACCATTCTGGAAGAAGGAAGAAAGCTATATGAGGTTATGGATCTTGGATTTGGAGCATGTCGCATGTGCGTATGCGGCCCTGAAAGCGCCAGGGAAGTTCTGAATAACAATCAGCTGATCCGTGTAGCTACAAAATATCCAAATATTGCAAAGGATTACTTCTATAACAAAAAGCATCAGACTGTGGAAATCATTAAGCTGAACGGTTCCATTGAGCTTGCACCGATCGTAGGACTTTCCGAGGTTATCGTGGATATCGTGGAAACCGGAAGCACCCTTCGTGAGAATGGCCTGAAGGTGCTGGAAGAAGTCTGCCCGCTGTCTGCACGTATGGTAGTCAATCAGGTCAGCATGAAAATGGAAGATGAACGGATCCGCAAACTGATCACGGAACTTCGAGGTGTGGTCAAATAA